In the genome of Christensenella timonensis, one region contains:
- a CDS encoding bifunctional 2-C-methyl-D-erythritol 4-phosphate cytidylyltransferase/2-C-methyl-D-erythritol 2,4-cyclodiphosphate synthase — translation MKICAVILAAGSGRRMELDTNKVFIKFEEQSAVIRCLKTFGATELFSDIIVACKAQERDIVKRKIEKYIGGGETVMICDGGAERQYSVRNALEFVPGDADIVVVHDAARCFVTERIIRDCVSSAIRHGSGVAAVKATDTIKRAKKGVVTETLPREELVCVQTPQAFRADLLKQAYQKAEQDGFLGTDDASLVERLGKKVHVVTGSPDNIKLTTRKDVDHGRQIVRNQESSDLRIGNGFDMHQFAQGRKLVLGGVTIPSDIGLDGHSDADVLVHAIMDALLGAARLGDIGGLFPDTDPQYKDIYSIDLLRGIGDLLRKYGYKIINIDSTIIMQKPKVSAYREQMMDNIAAALDMTREYVNVKATTTEYLGAVGRGEGAAAQAVCILQKQRR, via the coding sequence ACAAGGTATTCATCAAGTTTGAAGAGCAGAGCGCCGTGATCCGGTGCCTGAAAACCTTTGGGGCGACGGAGTTGTTTTCCGATATCATCGTGGCGTGCAAGGCGCAGGAGCGCGACATCGTCAAGCGCAAGATCGAAAAGTATATCGGGGGCGGCGAAACGGTCATGATCTGCGACGGCGGCGCGGAACGCCAATATTCCGTGCGCAACGCGCTGGAATTTGTGCCCGGCGATGCGGATATCGTGGTCGTGCATGACGCGGCGCGCTGCTTTGTCACGGAGCGCATCATCCGCGACTGCGTTTCGAGCGCGATCCGCCACGGCAGCGGCGTGGCCGCGGTCAAGGCGACGGACACCATCAAGCGCGCAAAAAAGGGCGTCGTCACGGAGACGCTGCCGCGCGAGGAACTGGTATGCGTACAGACGCCGCAGGCGTTCCGCGCAGACCTGCTGAAGCAGGCTTATCAAAAAGCGGAGCAAGACGGCTTTTTAGGTACGGATGATGCGTCGTTAGTGGAGCGCCTGGGGAAAAAGGTGCATGTGGTGACGGGATCGCCGGACAACATCAAGCTGACGACGCGCAAGGATGTGGATCACGGCAGGCAGATCGTGAGAAACCAGGAATCTTCCGACCTGCGCATTGGCAACGGGTTTGATATGCACCAGTTCGCGCAGGGCAGGAAGCTCGTGCTGGGCGGCGTTACTATCCCCAGCGATATTGGGCTGGATGGGCATTCGGACGCGGACGTGCTGGTGCACGCCATCATGGACGCGCTTTTAGGGGCGGCGCGCCTGGGTGATATCGGCGGGCTTTTCCCGGATACCGACCCGCAATATAAGGACATTTATTCGATCGACCTGCTGCGCGGGATCGGCGATTTGCTGCGCAAGTACGGGTATAAGATCATCAATATCGACAGCACAATCATTATGCAAAAGCCGAAAGTCAGCGCGTACCGCGAACAGATGATGGACAACATCGCAGCGGCGCTCGATATGACGCGCGAATATGTGAACGTCAAGGCGACGACCACGGAATATCTGGGCGCAGTCGGAAGGGGAGAGGGCGCGGCGGCACAGGCCGTGTGTATTTTGCAAAAACAGAGAAGATAG